From the Lathyrus oleraceus cultivar Zhongwan6 chromosome 3, CAAS_Psat_ZW6_1.0, whole genome shotgun sequence genome, the window TATAAGTAATATTAATATTAAAAGCTTAACCTATGTAAAAGCTTGTTGTAAGGAGGTCGTGAGATGATCCTGGTGTAAAATCTTAAAGTTATTAGTATAAAATGACTCTCTAtgattttaaaataaaaatttcCTTGAGTTTGGTATGACCATTTGAGCTAGTTTCTGTTTGGAAATAATTTTCAAAGAGGAAAGGTTGATACAACACTTTTCATTAAGAATTTGCGCATGACATTTTAATTGTTCAAATACATGTTGATGACATTATATTCTGTGCTACTAACAAGTTTCTTTGCAAGGATTTTTCTGATATGAAACAAAATGaatttcaaatatctatgatgAAGGAGCTTAAATACTTTCGCAGTTTGAAAATTTAGCAATCAAATGAAGACATATTTATCAATCAAGTTAGGTATTATAAAGAGATCATAAAAGGATTCAAAATGGAAAAACCAAAACCTATTTCAAATCTAATGAGCACcttggagagagagagagagagagagagagagagagagagagagagagagagagagagagagagagagagagagagagagagatctatTGAAGAAAGCAAATTTTGAGGTTTGATCGACTCTATTCTTTATCTTACTAGATCTCATTTTTTTTGTATGTATGCATGTTTTCAAGTAAACTCTAAAGAATCACATCTCACCGCAGTCAAACACGATACAGGTTTATGGAACCCCCAAGGGACAAATTGTGCTTTAGTTGGGTACTGTGTATCCAATTTCACTGGTTGTAAATATGGATGAGAAAAGTTTCCCTGAATGTTTCATTTTATTAGGAAGTTGATTATCTTCTGGCATAGCAACATACAAGCAAGTCTTATGTTATCATTGGTTGAAGTAGAATATGACGTCGTGAGTAGTTTTGTTGCGCAAGTAATTtgaataaaaatgcatttaagTGATTATGGAGTTAATCACAAAACTGTTCCGATTAAGTGTGACAACACTAACGCCATAAACCACACAAAAAATCACCACTTCATTCTCTGGTGAAACGCATTGAGATTAGGCATCATTAGATTAGAGAACATGTCAAAAAATGAGATTGTGTAATTGAGTTGTGTCTTCGTCTAATCAATTGGCAGACATTTTTACTAAACCTCttttaaaagaaattttattTTCCATAAGGATTGAGTTAAGAATTATGAACCAAACATATTAAGTTGATATGTgtttcttctcctttttcttcCTCCATGTCTCAATGTTAAATACTCGTTATATGTAATGTTTATTAGTTTCTTCCTCCTCTTCTTCTATTAATCCTGTCTTTTTATGATGTTAAAGGAGGAGAAGTATATTTTCCAGAAAGAGTAGAATATATTATCTTTATTTATGAGGGGAGTTATCAACAACATTGCAGCAAGTTAAAGATAGACAAGTCATCCATCAATCTAGCAAGAAATCTTATTTAACATGAAAAAAAGCGAGCACATCAAGACAAAGTTTTATTAACTTAGAGATTAAGTAAATAAAGAAAAACTTATAGTGGAGTATTGCCCTACTCAAAATCAATTCACATGTTCACcaaatttaatatatatatatatatatatatatatatatatatatatatatatatatatatatatatattattatatatatatatatttctaaAACTTTGAACAAAAATTGGATTTGTTACCTTTGATTAGTTTAGAATTATTGTAATCCAAGAACTAATCAAAACTCATTGTACAACTTAACTAACTAACTTTATTTGTTTGTTAGTTAAGTGGTTAAATGGTTAAATGTAAGTTATTGTTAACTAGTTTTCCTGATTTATTTCCTCAGCAAGTAAACAAGTTAAGAAGTGGTATTTGTTATATAAATCCACATTTAATATGTTACTAGTGATCATAAAATTCAATACATTCATTCTACAATTGTTCTCTCTCAAATTCCCTCCATTTCATTAGTTGTTTGAGCTACCGGATAACAATTGGTTGTAATCCAACACCATTCAATCACAAACTTTGGCTGACTCTGTGTGTGAATCAGTTATTGACATGGTAAGAGATGCATCAGCCATGTGCAATATGTATGCATTTCCATAAGACATGGCATATAGATGGCAATGACATGATAACACCTACCTTTCAATTCAGCATCTTTATAGCTGACTTTATAACATGCCCTAATATATTCTTAATTTCACAAAATAAGTACATAGCTACTTATGAAAACTTCATTCTTTTCCTCTATTTCTTGATGAACAATCAAGGTCAACGCAGACAAGTTAGTTAGTTGCATGTTACTACTAACattaattaaatcaaatattTAAACAATATACCCATAATTTAAGTCGACACATTATTATGTGTACCAATTGATTACTTCTCATACAAGTAATAGATAGTACTGATCAGTAAACCTTCTATCTATTTCTTTGATAGCATATAATTTAAACTATTTATCAATCATTGTATACTAATGCATGTTGTACATGATAGTACCACTAACGTACCACGGATCCTACGGAAGATCGAATGTGAAAATAAGAAAGTTTACACACACAAAAGTCTCATAATAGAATATTAAATACAATCAGAGACCAGCCTTGCCTATGTTCAAATTGAAGACAGAAAATATAAGGTTTTAGACGGAGGGAGGAGAAACAGACTTTTCTCTACAATCTTCACTTATATTCAAATGTCTTAATGTTTTACAAAGAGGTCTGGTCCTTATATAGAGATAAGGCCAGACAAGAAAGGACAAGTAATTAAATGCAGTAATGAATACTATCAGGTCCCTAGGATAGTTTGATTACCCAAGAGAATAAACTTTTGAACTCCCCCATACACATTTAAATTTATTCCAACAAAACTCCCCCATAAATTTAAATGCTCTTCCGATCAATCATGCCCAACATCTTCTTGCCTCTATCGAACAGCTCCTTCGACAGTGGTTTGGTCAAAATGTCTGCTGCTTGGTCCTTGCTTGCAACATGTTTTAGTTCGACACTTCCTTCCTTCACGTGTTCTCGAATGAAGTGGAAGCGGACGTCAATGTGCTTGCTCCTTTCGTGATTTACTGGATTCTTCGCCAGTTCGATCGCAGATTTGTTATCAACTCTTATCAATGTTGCGTCTTCCTGCTTCGATTCTATTTTGTTTAGAAATCTCCTCAGCCAAATTGCATGACACACGCACCAAGATGCTGCAACGTATTCAGCTTCACACGTCGAGAGAGTCACAATTGGCTGCTTCCTCGAAAGCCATGTGAAAGCAGTGTTTCCCATGAAGAAAACATAGCCTGAGGTGCTCTTTCGATCATCAACATCTCCGCACCAATCACTATCTGAGTATCCAGTCAGCTTGTACTTTTCTGCCTTCGAATAAAACATTCCAAGTGACATAGTTCCTTGGACGTATCGAAGAATTCTCTTTAAAGCTTTCCAGTGAGCATGGACTGGTTCCTCCATGAATCGACTCACAATTCCCACACTTAGTGAGAGGTCAGGCCTTGTGCAAGTAAGGTATCGGAGGCTTCCAACCAAGCTTCGAAATTTGTTCGCTTCGACGCGTTCTCCCCCATCAAATTTCGAAAGCTTTGCTCCAGGTTCCATTGGTGTCGAGATTGGATTGCAGCTATCCATGTTGAACCTCTTCAGAATATCTTTGGCATACTTTTCCTGAGAGACAAAAATGCCATCTTCTTCTTGTCGAACCTCCAGTCCAAGAAAATATTTCATCAGACCTAAGTCTGTCATCTCGAATTCCTGTGTCATTTCTCTTTTGAATTCTTCAATTAACTGTTTGTTGTTGCCCAGAAAAATCAGGTCATCGACGTAGAGGGCAACAAGCAGCAATCTTTCTCCAGCCTTCTTTACATATACAGCATGTTCATAAGGACATTGCTGAAAGCCATTTTCTTTGAAGTACGTGTCTATTCGAGTATTCCACGCTCTTGGCGCTTGCTTCAGCCCATAGAGTGCTTTCTTCAATCTCAGCACTTTGCCTTCGCTTTCGATCTTCATATATCCTGGTGGCTGTTCGACGTACACTTCTTCTTCGAGCACACCATTCAGGAACGCTGACTTGACATCCATCTGATGTATTGGCCATTTGTATTGAGCTGCATGTGAAATGAGTAATCGAATAGTTTCCATTCTGGCAACAGGCGCAAACACTTCATCATAATCAATTCCTGCTTTCTGCTTATAGCCTTTCGCTACCAGCCTTGCTTTGTATCTTTCGATCTCGCCTTCAGCATTCATCTTCTTCTTAAATACCCACTTCACGCCAATAGTCTGACTTCCTTTTGGTAACTCTGCTAGTTCCCAAGTATTGTTCTTTTCGATGGCTTTGATTTCTTCATCCATTGCATTCTTCCAGTTTCGATTTCTCATAGCTTCTTCGAAACTCACATCTTCAGTATCTGCCAGCAAGCATACAAGGTGTACCTCTTCTGTGTTTTCATACAAATCTTGCAGACTTCTTAATCTGGGTTGTGAAGGCTCATTTTCATCATCGGAATCTTCAGGTTCTATCGAAGTGTCTGTTGGCACAACAACTGGTGCTGCTTCTTCTTCTTCGACGAGAGCTTCAATCGAACTGCTCCAGTCCCATCTGCTTGCTTCATTTACTCGAACGTCCCTGCTTACAATCACCTTTTTGTTTATTGGGTCGAAAAGCCTATAGCCTTTCGATTTCTCATCATACCCAATAAGTATATACTTCTGACTCTTATCCTCCAGCTTCGTTCTCCTTTGATCAGGCACATGTGCATAAGCCACGCTTCCGAAAATTCTAAAGTGAGACACAGTTGGCTTCTGTCCACTCCAGACTTCTTGAGGTGTTATGTCTCCAAGCTTCGAGTGAGGACATCTATTTTGGACATAAACTGCACATTgtacagcttctgcccaaaattCCTTCGACATGTTCTTGTTCTTCAGCATTGATCGAACCATATCAAGCACTGTTCGATTCTTCCTCTCAgctactccattttgttgaggtgagtATGCTGTGGTCAGAAATCTTCTTATGCCTTGTTCCTCACAGTACTTCATGAATGCTGTCGAAGTATATTCTCCTCCTCTGTCTGATCGAAGCGCTTTGATGCGTCTGTCAGTTGCATTTTCAACCATCACTTTAAACTTTCTAAATGTCTCGAATGCTTCAGACTTCTCCTTCAGAAAATACACCCAAGTCTTTCTCGAATAGTCATCGATGAAAGAAATGAAGTATTTCTTGCCACTGaatgattctggagtgattggtCCACATATGTCAGTGTGGATTAGTTCCAGAGTTTGCTTTGCCTGATATTCTGCCTTCTTTTGAAAGGATGTTCTGGTTTGCTTGCCAAAAACACAGTCTTCACAGAATTTTTCATCGAACTCCACGTCTGGTAGTCCATGCACCATATTCTTCTTCGACAGTCTTCTTAGTCCAGCCTGATGTAAGTGTCCAAAACGCAAGTGCCATAGGGATGCTTGGTCTTTGACATTAACATGCAAGCATTTCTCTCGAATGCTCTTCAGGTTCAGCTTATACATTCGATTCTTCCCAATTTCGACTAAGGCAACTAGACGTCCTGTCTTGTCCTTCAGCTGCAGGTTTCGATCCTCCATGAGTATCGAATACCCCTTCTCTGTTAGTTGTCCCAAACTCAAGATATTTGCTTTGAGATTTGGTACATAGTAGACTCCTTCGATTGATCCTACTACACCTTTTTTCTGTAAGAAACATATAGTTCCTTTTCCTTCGACCTTCACCTTCGAGGCATCTCCAAATGAGACGTGTCCATCTTCGACAGTTTTTAATTCTTTGAACAGGTGTTTGTGACCACACATGTGATTGCTTGCACCTGAGTCGAGGTACCACATTGTGTCACTCTCTGCATCTTCTTCCTTCTGCGCCATTAACAAGAATCCTTCATTCGATTTGGGTGCAGGAGGTCCCGAGTTCGATTCTGATTCTAGGGCAAAGTTAGACGTTTCTTCAACTCTCCTCCTCGATCGACAGTCTCTTGCAAGATGTCCCATCTTTCCACAGTTGTGGCAACTGTAGGAATTGCAATCCTTCGCGTAATGCCCCTGTTTGTTGCACTTATAGCATTCGATACTGTTGTAATTTTTTCTTCCACCTCTTTGATTTCGACCTCTACCATGCCAGTTTTGTTGGCTAGATTGTCCTCTGTCGAAACTATAGTTTTGGTAGCTTCGACCGCCATCACGTCCTCCATGACCACGTCCTCTCCCTCTCCAGTTTTGAGAGAAGAGTGCCTTTTCATCTCTGCTCGAATCTGCCTCTTCGATTGcctcttctttctttttcatttttcgCTGCTCATGTGCTTCGAGCGACCCAGCAACCTCTTCGACAGTGATTGTCGAAAGATCCTTTGCTTCCTCTATAGCGCATACAATGTTTTCGAACTTGTCCGTTAAAGATCTTAGAATCTTTTCGACAATTCGGCCCTCTGTCATTGCCTCTCCATTTCGACTCATCTGATTCGCCACTGTCTGCACGCGCGTAATATAGTCCGCTACGGACTCtgtcttcttcatcttcatcctctcCATCTCCCCTCGAAGAGTTTGCAATCTAACTTGCTTCACTCTGTCTGCTCCTCTGTACGCTTTCTCTAAAGTGTCCCAGGCCCCCTTCGACGTGGTTGAACCAGCAATCTTTTCGAATGCTGATTCGTCCACTGCTCTGAACAGCATGTATAATGCTGTTTTGTCTTTCGACCGCGTCTCTTTCAACGCCTTCGTCTGGGCGGCATTGAGACCTGTTGTGTTACCTGGATCTTCAAAGCCATCATTGGTGACTTCCCACGCATCCAATGAGCCCAGCAACGCTTTCATCTGGATGCTCCAATTCTCATAATTGGACTTCGTCAGCCGTGGCAACGGCATTTGACTGGTCAGGCTCGCCAtgagctctgataccaatttgAAGACAGAAAATATAAGGTTTTAGACGGAGGGAGGAGAAACAGACTTTTCTCTACAATCTTCACTTATATTCAAATGTCTTAATGTTTTACAAAGAGGTCTGGTCCTTATATAGAGATAAGGCCAGACAAGAAAGGACAAGTAATTAAATGCAGTAATGAATACTATCAGGTCCCTAGGATAGTTTGATTACCCAAGAGAATAAACTTTTGAACTCCCCCATACACATTTAAATTTATTCCAACACAAATGCATGTTATagatttaatattttatttacaATATGCGAATAAATTTTTGGTCAACACTTATTTTTCCAATAGTTTATTGAATTTCAGTTGGTTTTTTCTATGGGCTAAACCCCCTAACTGCACCTATAAATTCTCTGAGAGTCTGTCATCTTTAGTAACAAAAATCAAACAATTCTTTCTTCAACTTGTCAAGAAATTAAGAGGATGGAAAAATTCATTATCTGTGTTGTTATATTGCTGATGAATTTAGTCACTTCAGAACTCAGAGTAGAATCTGCTGTTTGGCAACAAGCTCATGCAACTTTCTATGGTGGAAGTGATGCCTCTGGAACAATGGGTATATTTCAACTTCTTGTTCCTCATCTTTATCATAATGAATATATAATAATAACTTTGTTTTGATTGACTTTTGTAGGTGGTGCATGTGGCTATGGAAATCTGAACATAGATGGATATGGAATAAAAACAGCTGCGTTGAGTACTGCTTTGTTTAATGATGGCAAATCATGCGGTGGTTGCTATCAGATAGTTTGTGACGCAAGAAAAGTTCCTCAATGGTGTCTCAGAGGCACTTCCATTACTATTACTGCCACAAACTTTTGTCCACCAAACTTGGCACTCCCTAATGACAATGGTGGTTGGTGTAATCCCCCAAGACCACACTTTGACATGTCTCAACCCGCCTTTCAGACTATAGCCAAGTATAGAGCTGGAATTGTTCCCGTTTTGCATAGAAGGTATGTTTAATTTGTTCAAACTTTTCATTAATTTGTAGCACAACTTCTTATCAAAGACGTGTCTGGTGTCAGACATATGTCAGTGTCTAACATCATCATAACGTGTCACTGTGAATGTCATGTCCATGTTTTTTATGGTGATATATCAATTAAATCTATAAACATGTACATTATGGAAGTTTTTTATCGTGTTTGTGTAGAGTTGGGTGCAGAAGAAGTGGAAACATAAGATTTACTATAAATGGAAGAGACTATTTTGAGCTGGTGCTTATAAGCAACATAGGTGGAGGTGGAGAGATATCAAAAGTTTGGATAAAAGGGTCAAAAAAGAATACATGGGAATCAATGTCAATGAATTGGGGTGCTAATTGGCAGAGTCTAAGTTATCTCAATGGTCAGAGTTTATCATTTAGAGTTCAACTCAAGAATGGAAAGACTCGTACAGCTATAAACGTTGCACCTTCCAATTGGAGATTTGGACAGTCTTTCAAAAGTAATGTTCAGTTttgattctcaacaaaatactATTCAGATATATGATATGAAATATGAGTCAATAATAGTACATTCTTCTATTTATTTATGTAAACGTTGTTATATAGTATGCTGTGGTGATTTTCTGTAAGGAATTATTCCAAGTGGTTGTGGCTCAGCACTATGTTTTAGTATTTGCAATGAAGCCTGTCAACTTTGGTATAATAATGTGTATGTGTGTTATAAAAATTATATTCTACATTTTATCTCAGTCATTCATGTATCAACAttggtttcatttttctttaataataataataataataataataataataataataataataataataataataataataataataatatgttgGTTGTATTCTAGAGGTGGTATATGATAAATTATATTATTGCAGAATTTAGagtaaattttttttttaatacTCTTATATTATTAAATCCACCACACACTCACTTTTATATAGGTTTAAAAGAAACTGACATAGGAGACAATAAGTTGGTAATCAAGATGAGGACTCTTTGGTTCTCTCAATCTTAATGATACAACTCTATCATAAATTTAAATAAAGATAATTATTATAATGTGATTGTTACAATTCTCTCATAATACATACTAAAAATAGTGGTGGTTACAACACATTAATTTTAACACTCCCCCTTAATGTGTTGATCTTTAACTCCTATTGCTTCTCTAAGTTGCTGAAATTTTCCTCTAGGTATTGCTTTAGTAAAAATGTTTGCAAGCTGCTCTTGTGAACTGTAGAAAGCTAACTGCATATCTCCTTCTTCAATCACACTTCGAATGAAATGATGCTTTATGTTAATGTGTCTGGTCCGACTATGAAAAACAGGATTCTTTGCCATGGCAATAATTGATTTGTTGTCACAATGAAGTTGTAGACTTCCCTCTTGTTTCTCTCCAATATCTTCTAATATTCTTCTCAACCAAAGTGATTGTTGTGTAGCCAAACCAGCTGTTAAATACTCAGCTTCAGCTGAAGATTGTGCCACAGTATCTTGCTTCTTTGAGCACCAAGAGATCACACCTGAACCAAGGTTGAATACATAACCTGAAGTGCTCTTCATATCATCAACACTTCCGGCCCAATCACTATCACAATAGCCTTTAGCTTCAAGTTTAGAGTTCTTCTCGAATCTGATTCCATGCTCCATGGTTCCCATACCTTAGAACTCTTTTTGCTGCCCCGACATGTAAATGACTTGGTTTACTCATGAATCTTGAGAGTAAACTAGCAGTAAACATTAAATTGGGCCTTGAAGCTGTAAGATAAAACAAACTTCCAACCAAACTTCTATACATGCTTGCATCTACTAATCTTCCACCATCTTCCTTCTTTAATTTTTCATTCACCACTAAAGggattgtaagaccccaattttgtcccaagatccctcatggcatcataacattgcacttacattgcctcaaggatcattagcatcttggttccctttgcctttgggtgggaccttctgtgagtgggtttgagatcaccaagcatgcttgaattgtatattattgcttttcttattttgtttactaaccaaaagtacaaaaatatgtcactaacatcttgtgtttgtagcttgagcaatcacaaagttaaaagcttcaagaagatcattggtacaaagacatggtcaagaagagatgataacaagcatggtaatggtccccaaagctctcatccatcaaatatgcctccctagtatctcaattcatcattttgatcaaagcaagt encodes:
- the LOC127132522 gene encoding putative expansin-A17; this translates as MEKFIICVVILLMNLVTSELRVESAVWQQAHATFYGGSGACGYGNLNIDGYGIKTAALSTALFNDGKSCGGCYQIVCDARKVPQWCLRGTSITITATNFCPPNLALPNDNGGWCNPPRPHFDMSQPAFQTIAKYRAGIVPVLHRRVGCRRSGNIRFTINGRDYFELVLISNIGGGGEISKVWIKGSKKNTWESMSMNWGANWQSLSYLNGQSLSFRVQLKNGKTRTAINVAPSNWRFGQSFKSNVQF